A segment of the Corynebacterium resistens DSM 45100 genome:
TGTTCGTGTTTTTCGGATTAGTCGCTGTATTGGGCACAGAATTTACCCAATCAGGTGCCGTATCACTGCTTGGCATCGGTATGGCCTGCGCAGTCGGCGGACTTTCCTCCAGCGTGAATTTGGCGAATAACTTACGCGATATTCCCACAGATGCGGAGACGGGCAAGATTACTTTGGCCGTGCGTTTGGGGGATAGGCGAACTCGCTACGTGTGGCTGGGGCTGGTGATCGCTGCGGTTGTATTAACACTCGCGATGTCACTGCAGCACATTGCGATTCTGCTGGGGCTTTGTGCAGTACCGCTGCTTGTCTTGGCTGCGCGCCCAGTAATAGGTGGTGCTCAAGGCAAGGCGCTTATCCCAGTATTGGGGATGACTGGCCGGGGAATGTTGCTATGGTCAGTCACCATGTTGTTGGCAGCCTTAATCAGTTAATCGTGCTGCGGGCAGCAACGGGAGCCATCTACCCCATACGTTCTTGAAGCTGGCGCCGCATCTGCTCCTTGTGAGCACGACGATCGGCATCCCAATTAGCTATTTCACCGTTGACTCGCAGACGCAGTTTGCGGAACAGCAACATCGATAATGGCAAGGCCAAGATAAGGGCAAGTAGGGCGCTCATCAACAGTGGGAAGCTATTCGCCATACCCATTGCCAAAACGATTCCATGGATCACGGCCGTGAGCACCACGAATAGCAAGAGCCGCGCGAGGCCGTAAAGCAGCACGTCTTTTTTGGTGGAACTCGATAACTTGGGCTGTTCGGCAGGCCCTACGGTTGCCGGTTTGTCGAATGCATCTGCAGGAGCATCAGACGTTGCAGGTTCAGAGACCGCCGAAGCAGCTTCTGCAGGTACCTTGGGATCCTTCTGAGGGGTAGCTTCTTCACTCACAAATGTTGAGCCTAGCGCCGAGGCACAGGCGAAAGCCATTCCCTCGATCATTCCCGCCATTTCCCCATGTTCCCCTCAGCACTCTCCCACCTCTTACTCAAGAACTCATTTTAAATACATAGGGCACCTATGTAATATAGGTGGCCGTGACTTCAACAACCACTACTCCACACCAAGCTCAATCGTCATCTACGGCAAAAGCCTCTCCATTGCACCAACCCTTGTCGGTGTGGGTGCTAACTTTCGCCTGCACAGTTTCTTATATGGGCCTAGGGCTTGTGGATCCAATCCTGCCGACTATCGCCGGCGAATTGCACGCCACACCAGGGCAAACAGAGCTGCTGTTTACCTCCTACCTATTTGTAACGGCGTTCGTGATGCTGTTTTCAGCGTGGGTTTCCCATAAATTTGGCACTAAACGAACCTTGGTGGCTGGTGTCGCTATCATCGTCGTATTCGCTTTGGGCTGTTCACTTTCCGGCAGCGTGAATGAAGTCATTGGGTTCCGCGCCGGTTGGGGGCTCGGCAATGCCCTGTTCGTCTCCACCGCGCTTTCCGCCATCGTGGCCTCCGCCACCCATTCTCACCACGCCATTCTGTTTTATGAAGCTTCAGTGGGGCTTGGGTTCGCGATCGGCCCCCTCGCTGGTGGCCTGCTCGGCGAAGCATCGTGGCGCGGGCCATTCCTCGGCACTGCCACACTGATGTTCATCGCGTTGATCGCGATCATCTTTAAGTTCCAGGACCCAACCACTGCACGCGAAGATGCGGTGGCGGAAAAACAATCAACCGCGACAATTCGCTTGTTCGATGGCGTTCGGGGCGCCTTCCACCCATCGATGCGTTGGTTGGTTGCTGGAGCTTTCTTCTACAACTTTGCGTTCATCATGATGCTGACCTACTCCCCTTTCCCGGTGCATCACGCAGCAAAGGAAGCCGGCGTCGAGTTCACACCCATCCACCTAGGCCTTGTGTTCTTTGGGTGGGGAATCGCGCTTGCCCTGTCGAGCGTATTTCTCGCTCCGCGATTGGCAGACTCCTTCGGAGCTAAGAAACTCACCTTGTGGAGCGTGGCTGCTGTAGCTGTCGTCGAGGTCTGCATGGCTTTTTCTGCCAGCCACCTCGCGCTACTCATCGTGCTAGTCATCGTCGGAGGCCTAGCTACAGGCACTGTTAATACCCTGCTCACGACCGCTTCAATGTCGTCCACCCCACTGCCGCGCCCCGTGGCCTCTTCGGCTTATTCCGGCGTGCGATTCATCGGCAGCGCTTTGGCCCCCACTTTGGTCGGCCCTCTAGAAGGCCTCAGTGGCGCAGCCCCCTTGTATGCCGCGGGTTTCGCTGCAGCGGTGGCCTGCGCGATTCTGGCGGTGGGTTTCACTCTGCAACACAAGCGCGCAGCTTAAACGATCTTATCCGGATCTCCTAGGCGCTCACCCAGCCCGACTAGGACCGCGAAAACGGCAGTCAGTGCGATCGCCAGCCATACCCATACTTTGTGGAATCGTGGCCCGCATGCCTTGGCGAACCACGCTCCAATGAAAGCGCCCAAGGCATTGCACCACAAGTCATCAAGGCTAGTCCTCCCGAGTTCGAAGACGTATTGAACCGTTTCCACACTCAAACTGAGCCCCACCGCGACCAGTACCGTCTTCAGCACCGGTCGCGTTCGCTGGTACCACGCCACGAATAACAGCATTCCCATCGGCACGAAAAACGCGATGTTGCCCACATAGTCGAACACCGGACCAAACCACGTCGTCGACCGTCGCGCCATTTCGAAAGGAATCAGCATCAATTCCCGAGCGTGTTGATTCTCCGGCTTCCACAGGTACCCGATTTGGAAA
Coding sequences within it:
- a CDS encoding DUF4229 domain-containing protein — translated: MSEEATPQKDPKVPAEAASAVSEPATSDAPADAFDKPATVGPAEQPKLSSSTKKDVLLYGLARLLLFVVLTAVIHGIVLAMGMANSFPLLMSALLALILALPLSMLLFRKLRLRVNGEIANWDADRRAHKEQMRRQLQERMG
- a CDS encoding VanZ family protein; this encodes MRRQGQPARRLVAVAVFGYAMVIVALTTLKAFFQIGYLWKPENQHARELMLIPFEMARRSTTWFGPVFDYVGNIAFFVPMGMLLFVAWYQRTRPVLKTVLVAVGLSLSVETVQYVFELGRTSLDDLWCNALGAFIGAWFAKACGPRFHKVWVWLAIALTAVFAVLVGLGERLGDPDKIV
- a CDS encoding MFS transporter, with protein sequence MTSTTTTPHQAQSSSTAKASPLHQPLSVWVLTFACTVSYMGLGLVDPILPTIAGELHATPGQTELLFTSYLFVTAFVMLFSAWVSHKFGTKRTLVAGVAIIVVFALGCSLSGSVNEVIGFRAGWGLGNALFVSTALSAIVASATHSHHAILFYEASVGLGFAIGPLAGGLLGEASWRGPFLGTATLMFIALIAIIFKFQDPTTAREDAVAEKQSTATIRLFDGVRGAFHPSMRWLVAGAFFYNFAFIMMLTYSPFPVHHAAKEAGVEFTPIHLGLVFFGWGIALALSSVFLAPRLADSFGAKKLTLWSVAAVAVVEVCMAFSASHLALLIVLVIVGGLATGTVNTLLTTASMSSTPLPRPVASSAYSGVRFIGSALAPTLVGPLEGLSGAAPLYAAGFAAAVACAILAVGFTLQHKRAA